A single region of the Halorussus gelatinilyticus genome encodes:
- a CDS encoding inositol monophosphatase family protein produces MTDLDDIATVARAAVQAGGEELRRRYSDGDHDGDYGAYDVKAAADEAAEARMLPLVRRAFPDHAVFAEEAGRFAGSEPYRWIIDPLDGTNNFAAGLPTFASTVAVLEDGDPVLAAVHQPPTDETYLVRRNGGVRYEDRRVTATSDVDPAAATVATILGRDVPRDPDLAPKADALTEALRGRVKRVVASWAPTVHSGLFARGRIQGLVQFHPDEEEQAVTELLAAEAGGATHRDGPLYLAACDDETLAALRRATDEVT; encoded by the coding sequence ATGACTGACCTCGACGACATCGCGACCGTCGCCCGCGCGGCCGTGCAGGCCGGCGGCGAGGAGCTTCGACGGCGATACAGCGACGGCGACCACGACGGCGACTACGGCGCGTACGACGTGAAGGCCGCCGCCGACGAGGCCGCGGAAGCGCGGATGCTACCGCTCGTCCGCCGGGCCTTCCCCGACCACGCCGTGTTCGCCGAAGAGGCGGGCAGGTTCGCCGGGAGCGAACCCTACCGGTGGATAATCGACCCGCTGGACGGCACCAACAACTTCGCCGCCGGTCTCCCGACCTTCGCCTCCACGGTGGCGGTCCTCGAGGACGGGGACCCCGTGCTGGCCGCCGTCCACCAGCCGCCCACCGACGAGACGTACCTCGTCCGCCGGAACGGCGGCGTCCGCTACGAGGACCGACGGGTGACGGCGACCAGCGACGTGGACCCGGCGGCCGCCACGGTGGCGACCATCCTCGGTCGGGACGTGCCACGGGACCCCGACCTCGCGCCGAAGGCCGACGCCCTCACCGAGGCGTTGCGCGGGCGGGTCAAGCGCGTCGTCGCCAGTTGGGCGCCCACGGTCCACTCCGGCCTGTTCGCCCGCGGGCGAATCCAAGGGCTGGTGCAATTCCATCCCGACGAGGAGGAACAGGCGGTCACCGAACTGCTGGCGGCGGAGGCCGGCGGCGCGACCCACCGGGACGGCCCCCTCTACCTCGCCGCCTGCGACGACGAGACGCTAGCGGCGCTGCGGCGGGCGACCGACGAGGTGACGTAG
- a CDS encoding RNA ligase family protein: MKQYPAVPRAADAPDLFESGHLWLQERIDGAHLRFRMRESGVLQFGDRERTFDRRRSSGAQSGGSDGIPLGYRHAVRHVRESFDREALRNTVADPSSVVFFGEATVRDAIDYDWSRTPAFLGFDVWDADRERFLPPDSVEQIFERLGLRPVNTVQKEVRAVDFDPESDAVPDSAWHDGPAAGVVVRNKTGGRAEISHPAYDEWREESDPATAPADELAAQLVTRRRVERVVADLDAEARSAAFETVFERLLESVAREEHHRLFHDRASVDLRAFRSAAAERTQELLNDR, encoded by the coding sequence ATGAAGCAGTACCCCGCCGTCCCGCGCGCCGCGGACGCTCCCGACCTCTTCGAGTCGGGGCACCTCTGGTTACAGGAGCGGATAGACGGCGCGCACCTCCGCTTTCGCATGCGCGAGTCGGGCGTCCTCCAGTTCGGCGACCGCGAGCGGACCTTCGACCGGCGGCGCTCGTCCGGCGCGCAGTCGGGCGGTTCCGACGGCATCCCGCTCGGCTACCGCCACGCGGTCCGGCACGTCCGCGAATCGTTCGACCGCGAGGCCCTGCGGAACACCGTCGCGGACCCCTCGTCGGTCGTCTTCTTCGGCGAGGCGACGGTCCGCGACGCCATCGACTACGACTGGTCGCGGACGCCCGCGTTCCTCGGCTTCGACGTGTGGGACGCCGACCGCGAGCGTTTCCTGCCGCCGGACTCCGTCGAGCAGATTTTCGAGCGACTGGGACTCCGGCCGGTGAACACCGTCCAAAAGGAGGTCCGAGCGGTCGATTTCGACCCCGAGAGCGACGCGGTTCCCGACTCGGCGTGGCACGACGGTCCCGCGGCGGGCGTCGTCGTCCGGAACAAGACCGGCGGGCGCGCGGAGATTTCCCATCCCGCGTACGACGAGTGGCGCGAGGAGTCCGACCCCGCGACCGCGCCCGCCGACGAACTCGCCGCGCAACTCGTCACCCGTCGGCGCGTCGAGCGCGTCGTCGCCGACCTCGACGCCGAAGCGCGGTCGGCCGCGTTCGAGACCGTCTTCGAGCGCCTGCTGGAGTCCGTCGCCCGCGAGGAACATCACCGCCTGTTCCACGACCGCGCGTCGGTGGATCTGCGGGCGTTCCGCTCGGCCGCGGCCGAGCGCACGCAGGAACTGCTGAACGACCGGTAG
- a CDS encoding CHAT domain-containing protein, translated as MKPTFDTLDDEGGFEVVDPIETRRFTFSTPNPVEPTPADPDSFRFPVSSACRVETSELVLPYIVMSYVRDADGEVLADLGHDASAEFSPGTYIVDLSAPIKLYLRAEAGLRIESSTKSMRIAFDRETTVEVGARSFHKSPAATVTTTDDPHDVMSAVSTLGSVLKTTTCERSWPTLRGHPPRIERGDELDVPDDLAVPATGATVEVPPAYDAIYAAAPLSYYFGADLVAGETPRLTVGGFERRFDAGEGFEDDVVRTLKQAFFLDCVTRTEGYYPIELAGRNRLESLVDVDFAALYDAPLGEQLSTYFSIPYETVAEAMPSWHRVAYVRPDPENVEALPYLVNDFSILRTPPRPTYDETDEMRETRDAIEGFKRTPSPGDSDERPESERDAAARRGVPPVEEYVQMPDHDDALELAWVGDGTPVRGTKVLPEAYRYESSGTSDDVIEITVVCNDEEMREEWDAVAEVYGPRDTISFDPTVHFNVTTDELEDLLRTPTDLFHYVGHIDGRGFECSDGVLDARTLDEVGMRAFLLNACRSHNQGVALVEAGCHGGIVSLGNVGNSAAVELGETLAKLFQAGFSIGGALAITREATFIGTRYIAVGDAGFTLAPSADIVPLMYKFEDSDEPPLSLTAFAYPTREHAIGSVSGTYLEVGPRFLSTGPYHFESTKERMLDAYDDNPYSPLIIDGELVLANQWLEK; from the coding sequence ATGAAACCGACGTTCGACACGCTCGACGACGAGGGAGGATTCGAGGTCGTGGACCCCATCGAGACCCGTCGGTTCACGTTCTCGACGCCGAACCCGGTCGAACCGACGCCCGCCGACCCCGACTCGTTCCGGTTCCCCGTCAGCTCCGCCTGCCGGGTCGAGACCAGCGAGTTGGTCCTCCCGTACATCGTCATGTCGTACGTCAGAGACGCCGACGGCGAGGTACTGGCCGACCTCGGTCACGACGCGTCCGCGGAGTTCTCGCCCGGCACCTACATCGTGGACCTGAGCGCACCCATCAAACTCTACCTCCGGGCGGAGGCCGGACTCCGCATCGAATCGAGTACCAAATCGATGCGAATCGCGTTCGACCGCGAGACGACGGTCGAGGTCGGCGCGCGGTCGTTCCACAAGTCACCGGCCGCGACGGTGACGACGACCGACGACCCGCACGACGTGATGAGTGCCGTCTCGACGCTCGGGTCGGTCCTGAAGACGACCACCTGCGAGCGGTCGTGGCCCACGCTCCGGGGCCACCCGCCCCGCATCGAACGCGGCGACGAACTCGACGTGCCCGACGACCTCGCGGTCCCGGCCACCGGAGCGACCGTCGAGGTGCCGCCGGCGTACGACGCCATCTACGCGGCCGCGCCGCTCTCCTACTACTTCGGGGCCGACCTCGTGGCCGGCGAGACGCCGCGCCTGACGGTCGGCGGGTTCGAACGCCGTTTCGACGCCGGCGAGGGCTTCGAAGACGACGTTGTTCGGACGCTGAAACAGGCGTTCTTCCTCGACTGCGTCACGCGGACCGAAGGCTACTACCCCATCGAACTCGCCGGCCGGAACCGACTCGAATCGCTGGTGGACGTCGACTTCGCGGCGCTGTACGACGCGCCGCTGGGCGAGCAACTATCGACCTATTTCTCGATTCCCTACGAGACCGTGGCCGAGGCGATGCCGTCGTGGCACCGCGTCGCGTACGTCCGCCCGGACCCGGAGAACGTCGAGGCGCTCCCGTACCTCGTCAACGACTTCTCGATTCTGCGGACGCCGCCCCGGCCGACCTACGACGAGACCGACGAGATGCGCGAGACCCGCGACGCCATCGAGGGCTTCAAGCGCACGCCCTCGCCCGGCGATTCGGACGAGCGACCCGAGAGCGAGCGGGACGCCGCGGCACGGCGCGGCGTCCCGCCCGTCGAGGAGTACGTCCAGATGCCCGACCACGACGACGCCCTCGAACTCGCGTGGGTCGGCGACGGGACGCCGGTCCGCGGGACGAAAGTCCTCCCGGAGGCGTATCGATACGAGTCTTCGGGAACCTCCGACGACGTGATCGAGATCACTGTCGTCTGCAACGACGAGGAGATGCGCGAGGAGTGGGACGCGGTCGCGGAGGTGTACGGTCCCCGCGACACCATCTCGTTCGACCCGACCGTCCACTTCAACGTGACGACCGACGAACTGGAGGACTTGCTCCGGACTCCGACCGACCTCTTTCACTACGTCGGTCACATCGACGGCCGAGGCTTCGAGTGTTCGGACGGCGTGCTGGACGCCCGGACCCTCGACGAGGTCGGGATGCGCGCGTTCCTACTCAACGCCTGTCGGTCGCACAATCAGGGCGTCGCGCTGGTCGAGGCCGGGTGTCACGGCGGCATCGTGAGTCTCGGTAACGTCGGTAACTCCGCGGCCGTCGAACTCGGCGAGACGCTGGCGAAACTGTTCCAGGCGGGATTCAGCATCGGAGGCGCGCTCGCCATCACGCGAGAGGCGACGTTCATCGGGACCCGATACATCGCGGTCGGCGACGCCGGATTCACGCTGGCGCCGAGCGCCGATATCGTCCCGCTAATGTACAAATTCGAGGACTCCGACGAACCACCGCTTTCGTTGACCGCATTTGCGTATCCAACGCGGGAACATGCCATCGGGAGTGTCTCTGGAACGTATCTGGAAGTCGGCCCGCGTTTTCTCTCTACCGGGCCGTACCACTTCGAGTCTACCAAAGAACGGATGTTAGACGCCTACGACGATAATCCGTATTCGCCCCTGATTATCGATGGTGAGTTAGTGTTAGCTAACCAGTGGTTAGAAAAGTAG
- a CDS encoding sporulation protein codes for MKKVLASIGVGNATVDTVLSSTTVTPGETIDAEVHVDGGSAEQEVGAIRVELETQYATEEGYEEADIDRFTLTDDLTIEPDQQETRSVQIEIPYGTPVTLGNVDVWVETELDIDWAVDPEDKDYVDVQPTPRLQAVFDAMDELGFSFRTAECEADPYDRYGSGQRFVQEFEFTPQAGPFRGDLDEVELVAQESADELTLFVEIDRRGGLLSEMAETDESKTSLTIRDPDVATIRDDLERVLEQYA; via the coding sequence ATGAAGAAAGTCCTCGCTAGCATCGGTGTCGGCAACGCGACAGTCGATACCGTCCTGTCCTCCACGACCGTCACGCCCGGCGAAACCATCGACGCGGAAGTACACGTCGATGGCGGGTCCGCCGAGCAGGAAGTCGGCGCGATTCGGGTCGAACTCGAAACCCAGTACGCCACCGAAGAGGGGTACGAAGAGGCCGACATCGACCGGTTCACCCTGACCGACGACCTGACTATCGAACCCGACCAGCAGGAGACCCGCTCCGTCCAAATCGAGATTCCCTACGGAACGCCCGTGACGCTCGGAAACGTGGACGTGTGGGTCGAGACCGAACTCGACATCGACTGGGCGGTCGACCCCGAAGACAAAGACTACGTCGACGTGCAACCGACGCCGCGCTTGCAGGCGGTCTTCGACGCGATGGACGAGTTGGGTTTCTCGTTCCGGACCGCCGAGTGCGAAGCCGACCCCTACGACCGCTACGGGTCGGGCCAGCGGTTCGTCCAGGAGTTCGAGTTCACGCCGCAGGCCGGGCCGTTCCGCGGCGACTTGGACGAGGTAGAGTTGGTCGCGCAAGAGTCGGCCGACGAACTCACGCTGTTCGTGGAAATCGACCGCCGGGGCGGCCTCCTGAGCGAGATGGCCGAGACCGACGAGTCGAAGACGAGTCTCACGATTCGGGACCCCGACGTGGCGACTATCCGCGACGACCTGGAGCGCGTGCTGGAACAGTACGCCTGA
- a CDS encoding restriction endonuclease, whose translation MTTAAARERLRDRMLDLDPQEFEVLCKVVLGDELRTAGLAVTPASQDGGIDIEGRLDYDWFAADFGVQVKRYAPGNVVGNDRVHRLAGALVENGYALGTFVTTSSYSDPAKQTAEDLPIQLVSGADLASSMLRTGLGVTERDGDYELDATFWQDLHESDERVPAGEVPLGNDLGKVRAVLRAIRATGGTRDEVRRWIAANAGYDLSERHVYINANSATVLGLARKEPSAGDEATRWGLTATGAEYIRAQPGSVPARQTLRRAVRSVELVERVLAAAADAGELTKAEIDDLIAAETTGLSESSVERRGSAVRTWLELLPEIEVEGPRTAKAYVYDAERGDSSSPESF comes from the coding sequence ATGACGACCGCGGCGGCACGGGAACGACTCCGCGACCGGATGCTCGACCTCGACCCGCAGGAGTTCGAGGTCCTCTGCAAGGTCGTCCTCGGCGACGAACTCCGGACCGCCGGTCTGGCGGTCACGCCGGCGTCGCAGGACGGTGGCATCGACATCGAGGGGCGACTCGACTACGACTGGTTCGCCGCCGACTTCGGCGTGCAGGTCAAGCGCTACGCCCCCGGAAACGTCGTCGGGAACGACCGCGTCCACCGACTCGCGGGCGCGCTGGTCGAGAACGGCTACGCGCTGGGCACCTTCGTCACGACGAGTTCCTACTCCGACCCGGCGAAGCAAACCGCCGAGGACCTGCCGATTCAGTTGGTCTCGGGCGCGGACCTCGCGTCGTCGATGCTCCGGACAGGTCTCGGGGTGACCGAGCGGGACGGCGACTACGAACTCGACGCGACCTTCTGGCAGGACCTGCACGAGAGCGACGAGCGAGTCCCCGCCGGCGAGGTCCCGCTGGGCAACGACCTCGGCAAGGTTCGCGCGGTCCTCCGGGCGATACGGGCGACGGGTGGCACCCGCGACGAGGTTCGGCGGTGGATCGCCGCGAACGCCGGCTACGACCTCTCGGAGCGCCACGTCTACATCAACGCGAACTCGGCGACGGTCCTCGGGTTGGCCCGGAAGGAGCCGTCGGCGGGAGACGAGGCGACGCGCTGGGGTCTCACGGCGACCGGGGCCGAGTACATCCGGGCGCAACCGGGGTCGGTCCCGGCCCGGCAGACTCTCCGACGAGCGGTTCGGAGCGTCGAACTGGTCGAGCGCGTCCTCGCGGCGGCCGCCGACGCCGGCGAACTCACCAAGGCGGAGATAGACGACCTCATCGCCGCGGAGACGACCGGTCTCTCGGAGTCGAGCGTCGAGCGCCGGGGGAGCGCCGTCCGGACGTGGCTCGAACTGCTCCCCGAAATCGAAGTCGAAGGGCCGCGAACCGCGAAGGCGTACGTCTACGACGCCGAGCGCGGCGATTCGTCTTCTCCGGAGTCGTTCTGA
- a CDS encoding ABC transporter permease subunit, with protein sequence MSRADVFRRDLTSVYRSRTGAAVSAIVALATVVAVGLFALASDVALLGGVGGLAAIASILALVFLGNPKQIAGVVVGFAALAVVATLALSDPRSGAARPNMELAVTAVGSALSVLLPLVCLVGSYAALVGERETGSVRFLLGLPNSRDDAYVGKYLSRATVVLVPLVVSLLLTGVVVALTFRNGSFLGMVGLTLVSIPYALLFVGIGLTASAYADTSNRSVAVVVAAFTVLRAGWPALQFLLLSGVEDTYPKPEWYFWVGRLNPINAYVKLTTLFADVSHHPLITTPADSVSTVATTYPFAAVVLLGWTVLAPLAGLVYFRNRDLL encoded by the coding sequence GTGAGCCGCGCCGACGTGTTCCGTCGCGATTTGACCAGCGTCTACCGGTCGCGGACCGGCGCCGCGGTCTCGGCCATCGTCGCGCTGGCGACCGTGGTCGCTGTCGGCCTGTTCGCGCTGGCGAGCGACGTGGCGCTCTTGGGCGGCGTCGGTGGCCTCGCCGCCATCGCGTCCATTCTCGCGCTCGTCTTCCTCGGCAACCCCAAGCAAATCGCGGGCGTCGTCGTCGGCTTCGCCGCGCTCGCGGTCGTGGCGACGCTCGCGCTCTCGGACCCCCGGTCGGGCGCGGCCCGACCGAACATGGAACTCGCGGTGACGGCGGTCGGGTCGGCGCTGTCGGTCCTGCTCCCGCTGGTCTGTCTGGTCGGGAGCTACGCCGCGCTGGTCGGCGAGCGCGAGACCGGGAGCGTCCGGTTCCTGCTCGGTCTGCCCAACTCCCGCGACGACGCTTACGTCGGCAAGTACCTCTCGCGGGCGACGGTCGTCCTCGTCCCGCTGGTGGTCTCGCTCCTCCTGACGGGCGTCGTCGTCGCGCTCACGTTCCGAAACGGCTCCTTTTTGGGGATGGTCGGACTGACGCTGGTCTCGATTCCCTACGCGCTGCTGTTCGTCGGCATCGGTCTCACCGCCTCGGCGTACGCCGACACCTCGAACCGCTCGGTCGCGGTGGTCGTCGCGGCGTTCACCGTCCTCCGGGCGGGGTGGCCCGCGCTCCAGTTCCTGCTGCTGTCGGGCGTCGAGGACACCTACCCCAAGCCGGAGTGGTACTTCTGGGTCGGTCGGCTCAACCCCATCAACGCCTACGTGAAGCTCACGACCCTGTTCGCGGACGTGAGTCACCACCCTCTCATCACGACGCCCGCGGATTCGGTCTCGACGGTGGCGACCACCTACCCGTTCGCGGCGGTCGTCCTACTCGGCTGGACGGTCCTCGCGCCGCTCGCCGGACTGGTCTACTTCCGGAACCGCGACCTGCTCTGA
- a CDS encoding LolA family protein: protein MRAETWPVGPLHDSAASIDAENEPPDSEAVEMTNRRFRSVVASVALAALLVTAGCVGSLSGGSPTTDAPESSPSPTADTPTADTADDASGDATAAEIFERVQEKQRSVEGYSATVSYRTNISLTNGSSLSRQHAERLAVQYGNDSAPSFYRRVSFDDGDRRVEIANADHFVRYNATSERYRYTERSGEDRFGQHYSLDEVNWAGSPEALFRENDATYEGTETVNGREAYVVTFEAKEHPNGPESTATAYFAEQTYWFDTETGILLKHVAHKPVQRFNRAISEYRDPRNDTGGFRDDNGDDAVYFEHKVRTTEVSNLTVNPAFDAGTFEFDPPADAQPVGAPDDDEPEDDE from the coding sequence GTGAGGGCCGAAACATGGCCCGTTGGTCCCCTCCACGACAGCGCCGCGAGTATCGACGCCGAAAACGAACCGCCCGACAGCGAGGCGGTCGAGATGACTAACCGCCGATTCCGGTCGGTCGTCGCGAGCGTCGCGCTCGCCGCCCTCCTCGTCACGGCCGGATGCGTGGGCAGTCTCTCGGGCGGCTCGCCGACGACGGACGCGCCCGAGTCGTCACCCTCGCCGACCGCCGACACGCCGACCGCCGACACGGCCGACGACGCGTCTGGTGACGCGACCGCCGCCGAAATCTTCGAGCGCGTGCAGGAGAAACAGCGCTCCGTCGAGGGCTACAGCGCGACGGTCTCCTACCGAACGAACATCTCGCTGACGAACGGGAGTTCGCTCTCGCGCCAGCACGCCGAGCGACTCGCCGTGCAGTACGGCAACGACAGCGCGCCCTCGTTCTACCGGCGCGTCTCGTTCGACGACGGCGACCGGCGCGTCGAGATAGCGAACGCCGACCACTTCGTCCGGTACAACGCGACCAGCGAACGGTATCGGTACACCGAGCGGTCGGGCGAGGACCGCTTCGGCCAGCACTACTCGCTGGACGAGGTGAACTGGGCGGGCAGTCCCGAAGCCCTCTTCCGCGAGAACGACGCGACCTACGAGGGCACCGAGACGGTGAACGGCCGAGAGGCGTACGTCGTCACCTTCGAGGCGAAGGAACATCCGAACGGTCCCGAATCGACCGCGACGGCGTACTTCGCCGAGCAGACCTACTGGTTCGACACCGAGACCGGTATCCTGCTGAAGCACGTCGCTCACAAGCCGGTCCAGCGGTTCAATCGGGCGATATCGGAGTACCGCGACCCCCGCAACGACACCGGCGGATTCCGCGACGATAACGGCGACGACGCGGTGTATTTCGAACACAAGGTGCGGACGACGGAGGTCTCGAACCTGACCGTGAACCCCGCGTTCGACGCCGGAACCTTCGAGTTCGACCCGCCCGCGGACGCACAACCGGTGGGCGCGCCCGACGACGACGAACCCGAGGACGACGAGTAG